The Flavobacteriales bacterium genomic interval CTTTAGTCCTTTTTTTCTGACAAATGCGGGTAGTTTCCCGTCAACCTCACTTTTGAAGTCCAGGCTCACCAGAACCACTTTCACTTTGTGACCGGCATAGGTGGTATTCAACTTTTCGAAGGCTGGCAATTCCTTCACACAAGGAGCACACCAGGTGGCCCAGAAATTCACAACGACCGTGGTATCACCCGCATCTTTCCAGAAGTGTTCCGCGTGTTCAAAATTCAAGCTGGGGATATCCGATTGTTGCGTAAAGGCCGCAACTGAAAGGAGGAGCGCCATGGAAAACATGGCCACAAAGGTTTTAAGATTGCTCATAATAACGTAAATTTAGTGGTTTCAGGAGAACCGATGGGTAAATTGTCTGGGGTCGTATTGTTGTTGTCAGCCACGGTGTTGATGGTATCCTGCAAACGGGATGCCGTTCCTCCATGTCCTTTGACCGGGGCATTCCAGGGAAAAATCTGCAAAGAGTTTCATTATCAATCGGACACATATGTGGGGATGATCCAATGGGAATGGGACCAGGATATGGTTTTGAAAAAGACATTCTATACTGATAAGGAACAACCATACAGCTACAGTCTTTTCCGCGGTGATGCTTCCGGTTATCTGCGAACGGAATCCACGTTTCAAGAGTCTTCCCAGGCCAGGATGGTTTTCAGGCAATGGGAAGAAGACAGCCTTCACCGCCTCATCCGGTTCTGGGAACAGAAAGGGGGGACATCTCTTTTCAAGGAATTCAATTATGACGCCCAGGGACGGATTGAACGGATTGAATGGGATATCAATGCCGGTGAAACCATGTATTATGATATTTTACACTATGACAGCAATGACAGCCTTTACAAGTGGCTCAGATATGATTCCGGTGATGACACCTTTCTTGGGATATGGAGAAAGAGCTACTTCCCTGACCAGGTGCGGATAGATTGTTATGATGCCCAGAATATATTTACAGGTTATGAGTTGTTTCGTTATGATGGGGAAAAACTAAAGAATCGATTTGTGTATGACGCTGATGGGAAAATTCTCGAAGATGAAGCATTCACCTATTACCCGACCGGCTTATTAGAAAAGATCATATTAAAAAAACAGCGGGAACCGGATCACACCACCGAATACAGTTATTTCTGAATAAAAAAAGGCCGGGAGATTCCCGGCCTTTTTTGGCAAACACAGGTATTACCATCATACGCTAAGCTTTGCCCAGAATCTTAAACATGCCTGTTCCACATGTGGGACAGGTTCCCTTCAATGCCTTACGTCCGTTCTTCATAACTACCTCCTTGGCATCTTTCATCTCCCGCTTCGCCTTACATTTTACACAATATCCTTCTGCCATGATATGGTCCTCCATTTTTGGTTAGTACTCAGTGGATTGATAACGGATACGTTCATTCCATCGTAAGGTTACCCCGGAACAAAACAGAACGAGCCTTCCCGGATACCCAGGGAGGCTCGTTGCTATTTACAAGTATCTAATTATCAAGCCTCTACTGAAGCATTCACCCAACCCTTTTTTGTAAGGTACTGGGCGATCTGCACGGCATTCGTAGCAGCACCTTTTCGCAGATTATCAGATACAATCCACATATTGAGTGTGTTAGGCTGTGATTCATCGCGGCGTAACCGGCCAACAAAGACTTCATCTTTATGCTGTGCATTCAACGGCATAGGATACACTCCGTTTTGAGGATCATCCTGCAAAACCACCCCTTCGCTGTTTCCAAGAAGCTCACGAACCCGATCCAGGTCAAAATCCTTTTTGAACTCAACATTCACGGATTCAGAATGTCCTCCGATCACCGGAACACGCACAGCAGTTGCCGTAACCCCAATATTCGGATCCCTGAGAATCTTCCGGGTCTCATTCACAAGTTTCATTTCCTCTTTGGTATACCCGTTCTCCGTAAACACATCACATTGTGGCAGGCAATTCCGATCAATGGGGTGTGGATAAGCTTTCTCGCCTTCGACACCGTTCCGCTCGTCTTCCATTTGCCGGGCGGCTTTCACACCGGTACCGGTAACGGATTGATAAGTGGAAATAACCAGACGCTTGATACCGTATTCCTTATGTAGCGGGGCAAGCGCCACCACCATCTGGATGGTTGAGCAGTTGGGATTGGCAATAATCTTATCCTTTTGGGTCAACGCATCGGCATTGATCTCCGGAACTACCAGTTTCTTGTCAGGGTCCATACGCCATGCCGATGAATTATCGATCACGGTGGTTCCTACCGCCGCAAATTTCGGCGCCCATTCAAGAGAGGTACCACCACCTGCAGAGAACAACGCAATATCCGGCACCATGTCAACAGCCATCGCCATGTCCACCACCTTATACGGTTTACCCTTGAACATAATTTCCTTACCTACGGATTTTTCGCTGGCAACAGGGATGAGTTCAGTGATAGGTAAATCGTGCTCGGCCAGCACCTTCAGCATTACCTGGCCCACCATTCCGGTGGCGCCTACGACGGCAACTTTCATGCTTTCTTGTTTTTAGTTTGGATAATGTGTTGTTAAAACTTACACCCCTCAAATTTGGGCCTGTAAAAATACTAATTTGCCCCCGATTCTCTTAGCATTGAGGGCTTTTATTATTAAATTTTAGGAAGACTGATGGTCCGTTTCCTTCGGCTTGCCCTCGCCATTTTACCACTGATTACCCAACACGTCTATTCTCAGACAACCGATCCGTTCAAAGATGGGAACCTCTCCCACAACCCGCCATGGACAGGAGATACAGCCATGTTCAAAGCGGAAAACGGGGTATTACACCTCCATGGCAAAACGGCTTCAGACTCGGCTGGCATTCAAACGTTAATGGCCAATTATGACAGCCTGGAATGGTATATCCGATTGTCCCTGGGATTCTCTCCAAGCAACAACAACCAATGGCGTTTTTATCTCGCATCAGGTTCCGGGGGACTAAAAAACGGCCCTTCAGTATATACCCAAATCGGAGAAACAGGCAGTGAAGATGCTATCGAACTGCTTTACCGGGATCAAAACCAGGAGACTTCCTTCTTCAGAGGACTATACCACATCAACAAAAACCGGAATGACCTCTCACTCAAAATACGGTACCATCAGGGGCTATGGGAAATCTTCCTGGACAGTCTGGGAGCAGATGACCTGTACCTGGAAGGATCGGCATTCTATCCACTGACATTCATGCCGGAATACCTGGGCATATGGTGCCGGTATACGAAATCCAACGCCGCGTCTTTTTGGATGTCGGACCTTTACGCCGGTCCATGGCGCATCGATACACAACCACCGGTCCTGGAAAACATCCGCGTGCTTCCACCTTCAACCCTCCATCTCGATTTCTCTGAACCGGTACAATTCCTTGCTGCAGGTCAAATCGGGAACTACAGTTCAACCAGGGGAATCGGACATCCTTCATCCGCTTCGCGGAAACAAGACAAAATCAACGAAGTGGTTCTGCAATTTGCCACCCCTTTTGAGGAGGGCATCATTTACGGCCTCGATATTCGCGGCGTCAAAGACCTCTCCGGATGGCCCGTGGCGCACACCACGCACCTGTTTTCATATTATCATACTTCGCCTCACGAGGTGGTGATCAATGAGGTCCTGTTCAATCCCAAAGGGGACGGGGTAGACTTCGTAGAGATCGTTAACAGGTGTTCTCACCTGGTTGACTTGTCCGGTCTTTTACTTTGGAATGAAGACGAAAACGGAAATCTTCAACATCCTACCCGGTTGACAACAAATCAGGATTGGCTTTTCCCGGGCGAGTATGTCTATTTTACAACCGACAAAGAACGTCTCAAACGTGATCATCCGAATATGATCTGGGACCAGGGCGTGCAACTAACAATGCTACCTCCGTACTATAACGACCAGGGAACGGTGGTCCTGACAACGATGGACACCTTCATCATTGATCGTATGAAATACAATGAGGAAATGCATTTCCCCACGCTGAACAATGTGGAAGGTGTGTCTCTCGAACGCATACGACCTGACGGGCCTTCCGACGATCCATCAAACTGGCATTCGGCATCCTCTGCATCCGGATATGCCACCCCTGGGTTTATGAATTCCCAATCCGATCCCTCAACAAAGAAAACCGCCATATTGAGCATTCAACCTCATGTATTCAGCCCGGGAAATGACGGCAAAAACAACACTGCATTGATCCGGTATGAGATGCCTGAACCGGGATGCCTCGGAATAATACGGATTTATGATGCGGCCGGCCGGCTGATCCGTTTCCTGTTGTCGGAATCATTACTCGGGAGATCCGGAGCCTTATCCTGGGATGGTACCAATGAAGAGGGAGTACCGGTTGATGCGGGCATTTACATTGTATGTTTGCAATGGATGCACAACAACGGAATACCTGAAAAAAACAAGGAGTTGGTGATCGTCCGGTTTTAAATCTATCCGATGATGAGCATGGTAATGCTGAACAGGAACAGGCAAATGGCCAGTCCGACGGATAACGCCAGGGTATATCTGGCCAGGTGTACGGTAAATGTTTGCGGGGTGTTTGATTCCTGTTTCTTCATCGTGTTATGATCAGCATTTCACTGGCAATGGACTGATTACTGCTTCCAATGACCATATAAAGTCCGGGAGAAAGACGTTGATACGGGTCTATGACACTTACCGCTTCTCCATTGGAATTGGTGAGTATGACTTTTGAATAATACTCTTTTCCATTGTTATCCATCACCACAACAAGCACTTCTTCATTTTCATTGAACTGTGTCAGTCTCACGTTCACTTCATCGTTGCTTGTAGGATTAGGGAACAGTCCCAGCGAAGGCTTGCTCGATGCATTGGCCTCCGACAAGGGTGCAATATAAACCGCCACCGGTGAAGAATAGGTCACATCACCATTGTAGTCGGTTTGCTTCAGTCGGTAGTAAGACATCCCTGTGTAGGGCATCTCATCCGTACCGGCATAGTATTGAGTGGTGATGCTGTTTCCGGCACCCTGTTTCCTTAACACTTCCTGATAGATAATTCCATCCAGGGATTTCTCCACAGTAAAGTAATCGTTGTTTTGTTCGCTGGCTGTGACCCATGTCAGATCCACACCACCTTTTTCAGGTGTTGCATCAAAGGACAACAATTCAATGGGCAACGGAGAACTCAGTCCACCACCTACGGCCATCGGACCGATGTTGGTCACTGCAGAAGCCGTAACCGTATATGGATTGGAACCACCTGCGGCAGCGGTAGCACCTTGCTGATCCCAGGCTCCACCAGTGTAAATACTGATGTATGAATTGGCGCGATCAAAGTCACCGGTTTCATCAGCCGCATTCCATTGCGCTGTGATATCAGCGATCGGAGAACCTGAATTGGTAGACACCTGCCACGTCTTATTGGATACCTGTACACCCACCTGTGTACCTCCACAGGTACCGTCATCATAAACGTTGTTACAAACGCGTACATCGAACTGACCGGAAGCACCGGCAGAGTTGTCAATGGTCAGAGGTGTATAGCTTGTGGTACTGGTTCCGACCGGGAATGTTCTTGAAGCGGTCACCGCAGCGATATTCAGCGTTCCTACACCACTGGTCACAACGTAGGTGGATGCGCTAAAACCGGTGATTGCATTTCCGCTTGTGACAGTCAGATCATATGCACCGAGGTCCAGTTTCCCGTTGGAGAAGGCCAAAGAGCCATCCACGCTGATATCTCCGGCGGTGGTCACATCACCGGAAGTATTGGCAATCGTCAGATTGTAAAAGGGAGAAGAAACCGGTGTGATCAACTGCGCTGCACCGCCATTCAGTGTTACGGTACCACTACCTCCATGGGTAAAGGTACCAGCGGTGAGCCTCCAGTTTCCACCCACTTCTATATTGCGTCCAGACGCATTAAGATCGCCATCAAAAAGATTAATTGTACCGTCAACAAACAGATCATCACCAAGATTATAGTCATCATTACCGGAGGCACCGGTATTATTTAACTGCAGGGTCCAGAAATGGGATCCGTTACTGGTAATTCCCTGGTCTGCAGTTGTGCCTGAGAACCAAACAGAACCACCTCCACCATGGGTAAAAGAACCTCCTGTATTGGTCCAGTTTCCTCCAAGTATGATGTTAAAGGCATTGGCATTCAAGTCTCCATCTGTTATTGTAAGGGTATTATTCACCGTCAACGCATCTGCCATTAGAATATCATCATTTCCCGCTGCTGCCGTATTGTTAATAACGAGGTTATAAAACGGGGAACCATTACTTGTAATGGTCTGGTCTGCAGCGGTGCCATTAAAAGTAACAGAGTTCGCACCTCCGTGTGTAAATGTGCCTCCGGTATTGTTCCAATTACCTCCTACCGTAATATTGGCACCATTGGCATTGAGATCACCATCAGAAATCGTTAGATTACTAGTAACGGCTAAAGCATCCGTTAAAATATAGTCATCAGATCCCCCTGCACCAGTGTTATTCAATGTCAGCGCGTAGAAATCCTCACCCGACGACTTAATGTTCTGATCCGCGGTACCATTCAGAGTAACGGTACATGTATTGTTATGGTTGAAGACCCCTCCGTTGTTCGTCCAATTTCCAGCCACGGAAATATTGAAGGTAGATGTTGCAAGGGTAGGACCTGCATTAAGTGTAAGGTTACGATTAACCGTAATGTTGCCTTGCAGTGTTTTATTGGAAGAACCACCAAAGGTAACATCATAGTAGGTGGTCGATTGTATATTCTGTGCAGCCGTACCATTCCAGTTGACCAGGTTTCCGGAAGCCGTAGCCGTCAATGTAGCGAGGATGTTTCCGCCGGTATTCAGCGTTCCGGTGGCCGTGTTAACAAATGTTCCCGTACCCTTAAGATTGGCTGTGGTATTGAGCGTTCCATTGTTGGTAAGCGTCTTGCTTGCAGCAATATCAATGGGTTTGGTGAATGAAAGGCTGGCGGTCGCATCAATACTCATATCATACATCACATACATCCCGGCACTCACCGCAAAGGACCCGTTTCCGGAGATTGTTGCACCAGCGGTCTGAAGATATACGTAACTATTTGCGTTACCGCCATCATGCGTACCGTCATTGGTATAATCGCCATAAACATCAATCTGGTCGTTGTTATCATGGGAAAGGGTCGCTGTATTCTCTATCTCCAGATCGCTGCATGAATAATCATTGTTAACGGTTACGGCATCGCCTGCTTTGATGATGACATTGTCACACGCTGTTGGCACAACGGCACCATTCCAGGTAGCACCTACGGACCAGTCACCACCTCCGGTACCATTGGATTCTATTGTACCACCGCCTGCAATAACCGTCAGGTCGGCATGGTTGGTTCCATCGGCCACATTCCAGGAACCCGTGCTAGTACCGGCATCGAAGGTTACTGTTTTGGGGCCTCCGGCTACTGTAGCCGTCGTTATCTTCATTTGTAAACCAGAAATGGTGAAGTTGTCATCTTTATTGGCAGTTCCGTCGGTCGTTATGGTTACTGTGACCGTAGATGAAGTTACTCCAATAGCAACGCTGGTAATATCCCGTCCATTCTGCTTAGACACACTTGCACCTGTGGTATTGAATTCAAAACCGGCAGGTGCCTGCAGTACATATGTTTTGTTGGTTTGGCTGGCAGCAAAATCACCATTGGCATTTTCATCCACGTTGATATCACCCAGATCCTTCCAGGCAGCGCAACCTTCTGTGAAGGTGGCTGCACCCTTTGTGATCGTAGGTTGTGCCCATGCACTGGCTGATGCCAATACCCCACATATGATGAGAATATAGAATTTCGGACGCATAATATTTTTCACCTTCGTATGCTGTGTTATACCGTTGGTTTCATAAGTAGTTTCACTTAAATCCGTTAAAAAAGCTCAGGTGTAGCTACCATCCGACAAAGTGATTATTATTGTCTACTAAAAATTCGGATAGATTTGCCTCACCATCAGGCTTTCAGGTACTTTAATCCCCACCAAAACGGGCAAAGCCGGGGCCAAAACAACCTCAATAAAATAAATACTTTATAATCAATTACTTATAAATTTTAGCCTAGGTATTAATACCTGCTTTTTTGTTATAATCGGGACATGTATTCCCGAAATGGGAATCAATGAGGGTTTTCAACAAACGAGGCTTCACTTAACTTTGGTTTTTGTTAATTTTACACATGGGTAAAACCACAGACCAACTCAAACAAAAGATCACCGAACTACCTGCAAATCCGGGGATCTACCAGTTTCTTGACACGGAAGGGAACATCATATACATCGGAAAAGCCCGAAATCTGAAAAAGCGGGTACAGTCTTACTTTACAAAATCATTCGACAACCGGAAGACAGCAGTGATGGTTAGCAAGATCACCGACCTGAAATTCATGGTGGTGGAAACAGAGTTCGATGCTTTTTTGCTGGAGAATTCCCTCATTAAGAAATATCAACCCCGTTATAACATCCAGCTTCGCGACGACAAATCATTCCCGTGGATTTGTATTAAGAATGAACGATTTCCCAGGGTATTCGGTATGCGTAATCCGGTCAGTGACGGATCGGAATACCACGGACCCTATGCCAATGTGAAGGTGATGAATACCGTGCTGGACCTGGCATCCAAGCTCTACCCTATCAGAAACTGCAATTTTCATCTATCCGGGGAAAACATTGCGGCCAAAAAGTTCAGGGTGTGCCTGGAGTATCAGATCGGCAATTGCCTGGGGCCATGCGAAGGGTTTCAAAATGAACAGGAATACAACGAAAGCATTAACCAGATCCGCCAGA includes:
- a CDS encoding redoxin domain-containing protein; amino-acid sequence: MSNLKTFVAMFSMALLLSVAAFTQQSDIPSLNFEHAEHFWKDAGDTTVVVNFWATWCAPCVKELPAFEKLNTTYAGHKVKVVLVSLDFKSEVDGKLPAFVRKKGLKATVIHLNDPDANGWIPKVDEGWSGAIPATLIIHPESGRKKFMESALTFEALEEAVKEVMTEP
- a CDS encoding aspartate-semialdehyde dehydrogenase, producing the protein MKVAVVGATGMVGQVMLKVLAEHDLPITELIPVASEKSVGKEIMFKGKPYKVVDMAMAVDMVPDIALFSAGGGTSLEWAPKFAAVGTTVIDNSSAWRMDPDKKLVVPEINADALTQKDKIIANPNCSTIQMVVALAPLHKEYGIKRLVISTYQSVTGTGVKAARQMEDERNGVEGEKAYPHPIDRNCLPQCDVFTENGYTKEEMKLVNETRKILRDPNIGVTATAVRVPVIGGHSESVNVEFKKDFDLDRVRELLGNSEGVVLQDDPQNGVYPMPLNAQHKDEVFVGRLRRDESQPNTLNMWIVSDNLRKGAATNAVQIAQYLTKKGWVNASVEA
- a CDS encoding lamin tail domain-containing protein, whose translation is MVRFLRLALAILPLITQHVYSQTTDPFKDGNLSHNPPWTGDTAMFKAENGVLHLHGKTASDSAGIQTLMANYDSLEWYIRLSLGFSPSNNNQWRFYLASGSGGLKNGPSVYTQIGETGSEDAIELLYRDQNQETSFFRGLYHINKNRNDLSLKIRYHQGLWEIFLDSLGADDLYLEGSAFYPLTFMPEYLGIWCRYTKSNAASFWMSDLYAGPWRIDTQPPVLENIRVLPPSTLHLDFSEPVQFLAAGQIGNYSSTRGIGHPSSASRKQDKINEVVLQFATPFEEGIIYGLDIRGVKDLSGWPVAHTTHLFSYYHTSPHEVVINEVLFNPKGDGVDFVEIVNRCSHLVDLSGLLLWNEDENGNLQHPTRLTTNQDWLFPGEYVYFTTDKERLKRDHPNMIWDQGVQLTMLPPYYNDQGTVVLTTMDTFIIDRMKYNEEMHFPTLNNVEGVSLERIRPDGPSDDPSNWHSASSASGYATPGFMNSQSDPSTKKTAILSIQPHVFSPGNDGKNNTALIRYEMPEPGCLGIIRIYDAAGRLIRFLLSESLLGRSGALSWDGTNEEGVPVDAGIYIVCLQWMHNNGIPEKNKELVIVRF